One region of Pararhizobium qamdonense genomic DNA includes:
- a CDS encoding glycosyltransferase family 4 protein — MSPLEPPVRILFVFAWLVVGGEETEVRLLARNLDRARYKLDVVACFRKPNMPEQTHEQLTALGVDVDTTPYELSFQDTVGYLAQKIPGYDIVISCQNVADIYPALEHLHLRPPLIEHGGLVSEALAGPKHFTSRYVGVCRSIRDAAASVMPGREDDAIEIPSMVDLAEFDPSQRSAVRASLGVTDSNLLIGWVGRLDPKKNVEDFIEAAAIVHATDASARFVVVGGPDAFMPDYAARLTSLAAARGLAGVLTFLGDRKDIPALLSAFDIFTWLSKGEGMPHVIAEAGAAALPVIATPDNGALQQIDDGVSGLFVPYGDPASVATAMKRLIDSSELRESLGKALRVKVETHYSVAAVVRQWEHLIRQVLAKKTAARPTGLFQSFLQGGFECSTHRLRAHEGETAGKRLDVIAATGHDVHAANDYSQLARHEIRTVRDGLRWHLIETVPGQYDWSSFLPMLKASNDTGTQVIWDLLHYGWPDDIDIWSPEFVARFARFARAAASIVRQESGVVPFYSPVNEISFFSWGGGDAGYLNPFANGRGFELKIQLARASIAAMDAILTVDPRARFVHCDPVINVVTEPSRPWERRVAEGHRQSQFQGWDLIAGRMWPQIGGAEKYLDIVGVNYYHNNQWIHGGPPIDMDHPLYKPLRTILTETYARYGKPMFIAETGIEAERRESWIAYVHAEVQAALRNGVPIEGICLYPIVNHPGWDDDRACENGLLSMRIEGTERQEYEPLARALRTLRRS; from the coding sequence ATGAGCCCGCTCGAACCACCGGTCCGCATCCTCTTCGTGTTCGCATGGCTGGTCGTGGGAGGGGAGGAAACCGAAGTCCGGCTTCTTGCCCGCAATCTCGACCGCGCGCGCTACAAGCTCGATGTCGTCGCATGTTTCCGCAAGCCCAATATGCCGGAGCAGACCCATGAGCAACTGACCGCACTCGGTGTCGATGTCGATACCACGCCCTATGAACTGTCGTTCCAGGACACGGTCGGCTATCTGGCACAGAAAATTCCAGGCTACGATATCGTGATCTCGTGCCAGAATGTTGCGGACATATATCCGGCGCTGGAGCATCTTCATCTGAGGCCGCCTTTGATCGAGCATGGCGGCCTGGTGTCGGAGGCCTTGGCGGGGCCGAAGCATTTTACCAGCCGTTACGTCGGCGTCTGCCGGTCCATACGGGATGCCGCCGCATCTGTGATGCCGGGCCGTGAAGACGATGCGATCGAGATCCCGTCCATGGTGGATCTCGCGGAATTCGATCCGTCTCAGCGAAGTGCCGTGCGCGCATCGCTCGGCGTCACGGACAGCAACCTTCTGATCGGCTGGGTCGGCCGTCTGGATCCCAAGAAAAATGTCGAGGATTTCATCGAAGCGGCTGCGATCGTACACGCCACAGACGCTTCCGCGCGGTTCGTGGTCGTTGGCGGGCCCGACGCCTTCATGCCGGATTATGCCGCAAGGTTGACATCCCTGGCCGCCGCCCGCGGACTGGCTGGCGTCCTCACCTTCCTTGGAGACCGGAAGGATATTCCAGCGCTGCTGTCGGCTTTCGATATTTTCACCTGGCTGTCAAAAGGCGAGGGCATGCCCCATGTGATCGCAGAGGCAGGCGCGGCCGCCTTGCCTGTCATCGCCACGCCGGATAATGGCGCCCTGCAGCAGATCGACGATGGGGTGTCCGGGCTGTTCGTCCCCTATGGTGACCCGGCTTCCGTCGCCACGGCGATGAAGAGGCTGATCGATTCAAGCGAATTGCGCGAAAGTCTTGGTAAAGCCTTGCGGGTAAAGGTCGAAACCCACTATAGCGTCGCCGCCGTGGTTCGCCAGTGGGAACATCTTATACGGCAGGTCCTCGCAAAAAAAACGGCAGCACGGCCGACGGGACTGTTCCAATCCTTCCTGCAAGGCGGCTTCGAGTGTTCCACGCACCGGTTGCGGGCGCATGAGGGTGAAACGGCCGGAAAACGCCTGGATGTCATTGCGGCGACCGGACACGATGTTCACGCGGCAAACGACTATTCGCAACTTGCCCGGCACGAAATCCGCACGGTGCGGGATGGATTGCGCTGGCATCTGATCGAAACCGTTCCCGGACAATACGACTGGTCGAGTTTTCTGCCGATGCTCAAGGCGTCGAACGATACCGGCACCCAGGTGATCTGGGACCTGCTGCACTATGGCTGGCCGGATGACATCGACATCTGGTCGCCGGAGTTTGTTGCGCGTTTCGCCCGCTTTGCCCGTGCCGCAGCAAGCATCGTCAGGCAGGAAAGCGGCGTGGTTCCATTCTATTCGCCTGTCAACGAAATCTCCTTCTTCTCCTGGGGTGGTGGCGACGCCGGCTATCTCAACCCCTTTGCGAACGGGCGCGGTTTTGAGCTGAAAATCCAGCTGGCGCGCGCGTCCATCGCGGCGATGGACGCCATTCTCACTGTCGATCCGCGTGCCCGCTTTGTCCATTGCGATCCGGTGATCAACGTCGTCACCGAGCCCTCCCGCCCTTGGGAAAGGCGGGTGGCGGAAGGTCATCGCCAGTCGCAGTTTCAAGGCTGGGACCTGATCGCCGGCCGGATGTGGCCGCAGATCGGCGGTGCGGAAAAATACCTCGATATTGTCGGCGTCAACTACTACCACAACAACCAATGGATTCACGGCGGGCCGCCGATCGATATGGATCACCCGCTCTATAAACCGCTGCGCACGATCCTGACCGAAACCTACGCGCGCTATGGAAAACCGATGTTTATCGCAGAAACGGGCATCGAGGCGGAGCGCCGCGAGAGCTGGATTGCCTATGTCCATGCCGAGGTTCAGGCCGCTTTGCGCAACGGTGTGCCGATTGAAGGCATTTGCCTCTATCCCATCGTCAATCATCCCGGTTGGGACGACGACAGGGCTTGTGAGAACGGCCTCCTATCGATGCGGATCGAGGGGACAGAGCGGCAGGAATACGAGCCGCTTGCGAGGGCACTGCGCACTCTTCGGCGCTCATAG
- a CDS encoding glycosyltransferase, with the protein MTRRSHRIVLATDSLDPSGMGEHMLTLGRSLQPQFDVTLAAYGDMELLAKAAACGLAVKAIGDIGAFELWLRSSGVALLHVHAGIGWEGHAIANAGLACAVPVIRTEHLPYLLTDTEQREQYARESKALSHHITVSESSRASFQENGVDAQRITVVRNGIFALPEARSAKAELGLEGKTVLLTVARFSKQKDHGSLIRALPAVVAADPSVVLLLVGKGEEMQAVQALVEDLSLGMNVRFLGHRTDIAELMASADLFVLPSQFEGLPLAVLEAMSLGLPVVATRIGGTVEALGTGHPFLAKAANPQSLAGVLIGALGNRSEAKASGQAGRERFHAEFSAQRMADETASVYRRFLSDQAFDAQGHAFMNKTRIGFIGVGGIAHRHLDILAGFEDVTLAAFADPDFDRATQAASRFGAKAFDSHRAMLDQETLDAVYICIPPFAHGEAERDLIARGIPFFVEKPITLDIGLAEELSAAVEAAGLITGVGYHWRYLDTVEEARRLLADNPAQLLSGYWLDQTPPPQWWWKQDRSGGQMVEQTTHIVDLARYLVGEVTEVYGRTGFKERPEFPGLDVPAVTTASLTFQSGVIANISSTCLLGWSHKIGLNIFADRLAIELTDHDIMVDVGAGRPVRQAEGDPVWREGRDFVDAVRGGDNHIRCTYADALATHRLALAVASSARSGEPVSVEATALLRNAVAPLQHQPRMEAPQGLAPGHRHIRSLGIESPGKAYHFEYEEGPPADGHVRLDTLYTGFSAGTELTFMKNTNPYFHSRFDGGRGVFIENEPDLRYPVPFLGYMEVARVSESKAFGFQQGDVVATTYAHKTGHTADPFHDVLIPMPADIDPVLGVFVAQMGPIAANGILHADADALGNNVFSLGAGIAGRRVVVLGAGTVGLMTALFAQKLGASDVIIADPSEFRRGKAQAMGLTAMNEEEIWQHAKARWHNGGNDRGADIVFQTRAQSRSLHVALKALRPQGTVIDLAFYQDGADALRLGEEFHHNGLNIRCAQINRVPRGLSPLWDRRRLAGETVQLMKSHGALIREHMITHIVPFEDGPKFLADLVENRPEFLQIVFKAHE; encoded by the coding sequence ATGACCAGGCGAAGTCATCGGATTGTCCTTGCGACCGATAGTCTCGATCCATCGGGCATGGGCGAACATATGCTGACGCTTGGGCGGTCGCTCCAGCCACAGTTCGACGTCACGCTCGCAGCCTATGGCGACATGGAACTTTTGGCAAAAGCGGCAGCTTGCGGGCTCGCGGTGAAGGCCATTGGCGATATCGGCGCGTTCGAGCTTTGGCTGCGCTCGTCCGGCGTTGCTTTGCTTCATGTCCATGCGGGTATCGGCTGGGAGGGGCATGCGATCGCAAATGCCGGTTTGGCCTGCGCTGTTCCCGTCATCCGCACGGAACATCTGCCCTATCTTTTGACTGACACCGAGCAGCGGGAGCAGTATGCACGGGAAAGCAAGGCGCTGTCTCATCACATAACCGTCTCGGAGTCATCCCGCGCAAGCTTTCAAGAAAACGGCGTTGACGCCCAGCGGATAACGGTGGTGCGCAATGGCATTTTCGCGCTTCCGGAAGCCCGGTCTGCCAAAGCGGAGCTTGGCCTTGAAGGAAAAACGGTTCTTTTGACCGTCGCGCGGTTTTCCAAGCAAAAAGATCACGGGTCGCTGATCAGGGCGCTGCCTGCTGTTGTAGCTGCCGATCCATCTGTCGTCTTGTTGCTGGTGGGCAAGGGCGAGGAGATGCAAGCGGTGCAGGCGCTGGTCGAAGACCTGTCGCTTGGCATGAATGTCCGGTTTCTGGGGCACCGTACAGATATCGCGGAGCTTATGGCGAGCGCCGACCTGTTCGTCCTGCCCTCGCAATTTGAGGGGCTGCCGCTGGCAGTGCTTGAGGCGATGTCGCTGGGACTGCCCGTTGTCGCAACCCGGATCGGCGGCACCGTCGAAGCGCTTGGAACCGGCCATCCCTTCCTTGCGAAAGCTGCCAATCCTCAATCTCTCGCCGGCGTTCTGATCGGGGCACTCGGAAATCGATCTGAGGCAAAAGCATCGGGGCAAGCCGGCCGCGAACGGTTCCACGCCGAATTTTCAGCACAGCGCATGGCGGATGAAACCGCCTCCGTCTACCGCCGCTTTCTCTCAGACCAGGCATTTGATGCACAAGGACATGCTTTCATGAACAAGACACGTATCGGCTTCATCGGCGTCGGTGGTATTGCCCACCGGCATCTCGATATCCTCGCCGGTTTCGAAGATGTGACACTGGCCGCCTTTGCCGACCCGGATTTCGACCGCGCCACACAGGCCGCGTCGCGGTTCGGCGCCAAGGCGTTCGACAGCCACAGAGCGATGCTGGACCAGGAAACGCTGGATGCCGTCTATATCTGCATTCCACCCTTTGCCCATGGCGAGGCCGAGCGCGATCTGATTGCGAGGGGAATCCCGTTCTTCGTCGAAAAGCCGATCACGCTCGATATCGGGCTGGCGGAAGAATTGTCAGCGGCAGTTGAAGCCGCCGGGCTCATCACAGGTGTGGGCTATCACTGGCGCTATCTCGATACTGTTGAAGAGGCACGCCGGCTTCTTGCCGATAATCCGGCGCAGCTTCTGTCCGGCTATTGGCTGGATCAAACGCCGCCGCCGCAATGGTGGTGGAAGCAGGATCGTTCGGGCGGCCAGATGGTCGAGCAGACGACGCATATCGTCGATCTCGCCCGTTATCTTGTTGGAGAGGTCACGGAAGTCTATGGCCGTACCGGCTTCAAGGAACGGCCGGAATTTCCCGGCCTCGACGTACCCGCCGTCACCACCGCGAGCCTCACCTTTCAATCGGGCGTCATTGCCAATATTTCCTCGACATGCCTGCTTGGCTGGAGCCACAAGATAGGCCTGAACATCTTCGCCGACCGCCTGGCAATCGAACTGACGGATCATGATATCATGGTCGACGTGGGCGCCGGCAGGCCGGTCCGGCAGGCCGAGGGTGATCCGGTCTGGCGGGAAGGCCGCGATTTTGTCGATGCGGTGCGCGGCGGCGATAATCATATCCGCTGCACCTATGCGGATGCGCTGGCAACACACCGGCTTGCGCTTGCGGTCGCGTCCTCGGCACGCAGCGGCGAGCCGGTCAGCGTTGAGGCGACGGCGCTTCTCCGCAACGCAGTGGCGCCGCTCCAGCATCAGCCCCGCATGGAGGCGCCGCAAGGCCTTGCGCCCGGCCATCGGCATATCCGCTCGCTCGGGATCGAGAGCCCCGGAAAAGCATATCACTTCGAGTATGAGGAGGGGCCGCCCGCCGACGGCCATGTCCGGCTGGACACGCTTTACACCGGTTTTTCCGCCGGAACCGAACTCACCTTCATGAAAAACACCAATCCTTATTTTCACTCCCGCTTTGACGGCGGACGTGGCGTGTTCATCGAAAATGAGCCCGACCTTCGTTACCCCGTTCCGTTCCTGGGTTATATGGAGGTGGCCCGCGTCTCTGAAAGCAAAGCTTTCGGCTTTCAACAGGGCGATGTCGTTGCCACGACCTATGCGCACAAGACCGGCCACACCGCCGATCCGTTCCACGATGTGCTGATCCCCATGCCTGCCGATATCGATCCCGTTCTCGGTGTTTTCGTGGCGCAGATGGGACCGATTGCGGCCAACGGCATCCTGCATGCCGACGCGGATGCACTCGGTAACAATGTCTTTTCGCTCGGCGCCGGTATCGCCGGGCGCCGGGTGGTGGTTCTGGGGGCCGGCACGGTGGGTTTGATGACGGCGTTGTTTGCGCAGAAACTCGGAGCGTCCGACGTCATCATTGCCGACCCCTCGGAATTCCGGCGCGGCAAGGCGCAGGCCATGGGTCTGACGGCGATGAACGAGGAGGAGATCTGGCAGCATGCGAAGGCACGCTGGCACAATGGAGGCAACGATCGCGGCGCCGATATCGTCTTCCAGACGCGCGCGCAGTCCCGAAGCCTGCATGTGGCGCTGAAAGCGTTGCGGCCGCAGGGCACGGTGATCGACCTGGCCTTCTATCAGGATGGTGCCGATGCGTTGCGGCTTGGCGAGGAATTCCACCATAACGGCCTGAACATTCGCTGCGCTCAAATCAACCGCGTTCCGCGCGGACTGTCCCCGCTTTGGGACAGGCGCAGGCTGGCCGGCGAGACCGTGCAATTGATGAAAAGCCACGGCGCATTGATCCGCGAGCATATGATCACCCATATCGTCCCCTTCGAGGATGGGCCGAAATTCCTCGCCGATCTGGTGGAAAACCGGCCGGAATTCCTGCAAATCGTTTTCAAGGCCCATGAATGA
- the glf gene encoding UDP-galactopyranose mutase, with the protein MGRFAQDRQVFFFEESIPTDHHLAYLEIHPFEGTTVKSVRPRIPHWWSEAERETALGKLLDELLALNDAVRPILWFYTPVMYSFARHVDASAIVYDCMDELANFKFAPPRLKETEAALIARADVVFTGGHSLYEAKAHLHDNIHPFPSSVDVSHFRTARDEAVEPSDQKAIPGLKLGYYGVIDERLDLVLLAGVAKARPSVSFIFIGPVVKIAPEDLPKAANIHYLGQKHYSELPTYLSGWDAALMPFALNEATKFISPTKTPEYLAAGRPVVSTRVTDVVRHYGDLEGVFLADEPESFAAACDEALALKKAGDAWLKPVDEMLAGSSWDQTFSAMSVLVEEAVTRKLSPLKSPRKSRSQGSGKPNPSYYDYLIVGAGFAGSVLAERLASDGGKRVLVCDRRPHIAGNAYDVENEDGILIHQYGPHIFHTNSEDVFNYLSRFTAWRPYEHRVLADVDGLRLPVPINVTTLNGLYGLDLRSEAEAARFLAGRAEPCDPIVTSKDVVVSQVGSDLYRTFFEGYTRKQWGLDPSQLDKSVTARVPTRTNADDRYFLDNFQAMPLHGYTKMFENMLDHDNITVMTSTEYADIRRDYQVGHTIFTGPIDEYFDYRFGRLPYRSLKFQHETHDARRLFPVGVVNYPSESVPYTRITEYKHLTGQIHPKTSISYEFACADGDPYYPIPRPENQALYKQYEALAREHSDVTFVGRLGTYKYYNMDQVVGQALATYRRIAKADAGDVVAAPAQ; encoded by the coding sequence CGCGGTGCGTCCGATCCTGTGGTTCTACACGCCGGTCATGTACAGTTTTGCGCGCCATGTGGATGCTTCGGCCATCGTTTATGATTGCATGGATGAGCTGGCAAATTTCAAATTCGCGCCACCCCGGCTGAAGGAAACGGAGGCGGCGCTGATTGCCCGCGCCGATGTGGTGTTTACAGGCGGTCACAGCCTCTACGAGGCGAAGGCTCATCTGCATGACAATATCCATCCATTCCCTTCGAGTGTGGATGTCAGCCATTTCCGCACGGCGCGGGACGAAGCTGTGGAGCCATCTGATCAGAAGGCAATCCCTGGGCTGAAGCTCGGTTATTACGGTGTCATCGACGAGCGTCTGGATCTCGTCTTGCTGGCTGGCGTGGCCAAGGCGCGGCCGAGCGTGTCCTTTATTTTCATTGGCCCGGTCGTGAAGATCGCACCGGAGGATCTGCCGAAGGCCGCCAATATCCATTATCTCGGGCAAAAGCATTACAGCGAATTGCCGACCTATCTTTCAGGGTGGGATGCGGCCTTGATGCCATTTGCCTTGAACGAGGCGACGAAGTTCATCAGTCCGACCAAGACGCCAGAATATCTGGCCGCCGGGCGCCCGGTGGTCAGCACGCGAGTGACGGACGTCGTTCGCCATTATGGTGATCTGGAAGGTGTCTTTCTGGCGGATGAGCCTGAAAGTTTTGCCGCCGCCTGCGACGAGGCGCTTGCCTTGAAAAAGGCGGGTGACGCATGGCTGAAACCAGTCGATGAGATGCTTGCGGGTTCGTCCTGGGATCAGACATTCTCGGCCATGAGTGTCCTGGTGGAAGAGGCCGTGACGCGGAAGCTGTCTCCCCTGAAATCGCCCAGAAAGAGCCGTTCGCAAGGGTCAGGCAAACCCAATCCATCCTATTATGACTACCTGATTGTTGGCGCGGGTTTTGCGGGTTCGGTTCTGGCTGAGCGGCTGGCCTCGGATGGCGGAAAGCGTGTGCTTGTCTGTGACCGCCGTCCGCATATTGCCGGCAATGCCTACGATGTCGAAAACGAAGACGGCATCCTCATCCACCAGTATGGGCCTCACATCTTCCACACCAACAGCGAGGATGTTTTCAACTACCTTTCCCGGTTCACCGCCTGGAGACCTTACGAACATCGGGTCCTTGCCGATGTTGATGGCCTGCGTTTGCCTGTGCCGATCAACGTGACGACGTTGAATGGGCTGTACGGCCTTGATCTGCGCAGCGAAGCGGAGGCGGCGCGCTTTTTGGCCGGTCGCGCCGAGCCGTGCGATCCGATCGTCACGTCGAAGGATGTGGTCGTGTCGCAGGTCGGCAGCGATTTGTACCGGACGTTTTTCGAGGGCTATACCCGCAAGCAATGGGGCCTTGATCCCTCGCAGCTCGACAAGTCAGTGACCGCACGCGTTCCGACGCGAACGAATGCCGACGACCGGTATTTTCTGGATAATTTCCAGGCGATGCCGCTGCACGGTTATACCAAGATGTTCGAAAACATGCTCGATCATGACAATATCACCGTCATGACCTCAACGGAATATGCGGATATCCGCCGCGATTATCAGGTGGGCCATACGATCTTTACCGGCCCGATCGACGAATATTTCGACTACCGCTTTGGCCGTTTGCCGTATCGCAGTCTCAAATTCCAGCACGAGACGCATGACGCGCGGCGTCTGTTTCCTGTTGGTGTTGTCAACTACCCCTCGGAGTCGGTTCCCTATACGCGGATCACCGAATACAAGCACCTGACCGGGCAAATCCATCCGAAAACCAGCATTTCCTATGAGTTTGCCTGCGCAGACGGAGATCCCTATTACCCCATTCCACGGCCGGAAAACCAGGCGCTTTACAAGCAGTATGAAGCGCTGGCGCGCGAGCATAGCGATGTGACGTTTGTCGGACGGCTTGGGACCTACAAATATTACAATATGGATCAGGTGGTCGGCCAGGCCTTGGCCACATACAGGCGCATTGCCAAGGCAGATGCGGGCGATGTCGTGGCTGCCCCTGCGCAATGA